DNA from Geobacillus vulcani PSS1:
AACGCCTTCTCCGGCTGCCCGGGCGACCATCCCGGCGCCAAATATCCGAACTGGGTCACGTGCTCCTGGCCGCCGGATTATCTGGAAATTTTAAAGTGGCAATGGGACGAAGTCGTCATCCCGTACTGGCGCGAAGAAGCGGCGTTCGCCAAGGAGCACGGCATCACGCAAATCGCCTTTGAAATGCATCCGGGCTTTGTCGTCTACAACCCGGAAACGCTCCTCAAACTGCGCGAGCACGTCGGCGAAGCGATCGGCGCCAACTTCGATCCGAGCCACCTGCTTTGGCAAGGCATCGACCCGGTTGAAGCGATCAAACTGCTCGGCCGCGAAAAAGCGATTTTCCACGTCCATGCGAAAGATACGTACTTGGACGAAGCGAACATCCGCAAAAACGGCGTGCTGGATACGAAGCATTACAGCCAAATTCTCGACCGCTCGTGGGTGTTCCGCACCGTCGGCTACGGGCAAAGCGAAAAACGGTGGCGCGACATCGTCAGCGCCTTGCGCGCCGTCGGCTATGACTATGTACTCTCCATTGAACACGAAGACATGCTCGCCTCGATCGACGAAGGGCTGTCCAAAGCGGTGGCGCTCCTCAAACACGTGCTGTTCAAAGAAGAACTGCCCGAGATGTGGTGGGCATAAAAAGAAGGCGGCAAGGAGCAGGGCTCTTTGCCGCCTGTGTGCTTGCTTCGACATCTGCTGCCAAGAGGACCTCGCGCTGTCGCCATAGGGGC
Protein-coding regions in this window:
- a CDS encoding sugar phosphate isomerase/epimerase family protein, which codes for MKVGVFTVLYQQLPFEDMLDKVAAMGIEAVELGTGNYPGSAHCDPDALLDQPDKIKALKKAVHDRGLIISALSCHGNPLHPDKAFAKQSHDTWRKTVKLAEQLEVPVINAFSGCPGDHPGAKYPNWVTCSWPPDYLEILKWQWDEVVIPYWREEAAFAKEHGITQIAFEMHPGFVVYNPETLLKLREHVGEAIGANFDPSHLLWQGIDPVEAIKLLGREKAIFHVHAKDTYLDEANIRKNGVLDTKHYSQILDRSWVFRTVGYGQSEKRWRDIVSALRAVGYDYVLSIEHEDMLASIDEGLSKAVALLKHVLFKEELPEMWWA